A window of Longispora fulva contains these coding sequences:
- the hemE gene encoding uroporphyrinogen decarboxylase: MVGMSAFLAAVRREPVPHTPVWFMRQAGRSLPEYRKIRAGTGMLESCRTPDLVTEITLQPVRRYGVDAAIFFSDIVVPVAAVGVPIDIKAGVGPVLDEPVRTAADVAAIRDLTPEDVPYITEAVRQLVGELGDTPLIGFAGAPFTLASYLVEGGPSRSYTNTKALMYGAPDIWHALCAKLAGIARVFLEVQIAAGARTVQLFDSWAGALSEADYRRYAMPHSAAVLDGLTVPRIHFGVGTGHMLEAIAEAGADVVGVDWRTPLDVASARLGAGYAVQGNLDSIVPFAPVEVIEREVRRVLAEGAKAPGHVFNLGHGVMPDTDPDALKRIVDLVHEN, translated from the coding sequence ATGGTCGGGATGAGTGCTTTCCTCGCCGCCGTGCGCCGTGAACCCGTCCCCCACACTCCGGTCTGGTTCATGCGCCAGGCTGGGCGTTCGCTCCCGGAGTACCGGAAGATCCGCGCCGGGACCGGCATGCTGGAATCGTGCCGGACGCCCGATCTGGTGACAGAGATCACTCTCCAGCCGGTCCGGCGGTACGGGGTGGACGCCGCCATCTTCTTCAGCGACATCGTGGTGCCGGTGGCCGCCGTCGGGGTGCCGATCGACATCAAGGCCGGCGTCGGCCCGGTGCTCGACGAGCCGGTCCGCACGGCAGCCGACGTGGCCGCGATCCGCGATCTGACCCCCGAGGACGTCCCGTACATCACGGAGGCCGTCCGCCAGCTCGTCGGGGAGCTTGGCGACACCCCGCTGATCGGTTTCGCCGGCGCGCCGTTCACCCTGGCCAGCTATCTGGTCGAGGGCGGCCCGTCGCGCAGCTACACCAACACCAAGGCTCTGATGTACGGCGCGCCGGACATCTGGCACGCCCTGTGCGCGAAGCTGGCCGGCATCGCCCGGGTGTTCCTCGAGGTGCAGATCGCGGCGGGCGCGCGCACCGTGCAGCTGTTCGACTCCTGGGCGGGCGCGCTGTCGGAGGCCGACTACCGCCGGTACGCGATGCCGCACTCCGCGGCGGTGCTCGACGGCCTGACCGTGCCCCGGATCCACTTCGGGGTCGGCACCGGCCACATGCTGGAGGCCATCGCCGAGGCGGGCGCCGACGTGGTGGGCGTCGACTGGCGCACCCCGCTGGACGTGGCCTCGGCCCGGCTGGGCGCAGGCTACGCGGTGCAGGGCAACCTGGACTCGATCGTGCCGTTCGCCCCGGTCGAGGTGATCGAGCGGGAGGTCCGCCGGGTGCTCGCGGAGGGCGCGAAGGCCCCGGGGCACGTGTTCAACCTGGGGCACGGCGTGATGCCGGACACCGACCCGGACGCCCTCAAGCGCATCGTCGACCTGGTCCACGAGAACTAG
- a CDS encoding DUF3000 domain-containing protein, with the protein MGPTSVPPDPFRRAVEGLRSVHPRAEILLEEITAPKRLAPYAFALGATVLRHDDEVATGRLVLLHDPAGHEAWEGTLRLVTYVTADVEPEIAADQMLPEVSWSWLIDALSAAGAGHRAAGGTVTQTLSTRFGGLAGEPAAADVELRASWTPLDPDELGAHLEAWCVLLASTAGLPPPGVALLPTSA; encoded by the coding sequence ATGGGGCCAACGAGTGTGCCCCCCGATCCGTTCCGCAGAGCGGTCGAGGGGCTGAGATCGGTCCACCCTCGTGCCGAGATCCTGCTCGAGGAGATCACGGCGCCCAAGCGCCTCGCGCCGTACGCGTTCGCGCTCGGGGCGACCGTGCTGCGCCACGACGACGAGGTGGCCACGGGGCGGCTGGTGCTGCTGCACGACCCGGCCGGGCACGAGGCCTGGGAGGGCACCCTGCGCCTCGTGACGTACGTGACGGCCGACGTGGAGCCGGAGATCGCCGCCGACCAGATGCTGCCCGAGGTGAGCTGGAGCTGGCTGATCGACGCGCTCAGCGCCGCCGGGGCCGGGCACCGCGCCGCCGGGGGCACCGTCACCCAGACCCTGTCCACCCGGTTCGGCGGGCTGGCCGGCGAGCCGGCGGCCGCCGACGTGGAACTGCGGGCCTCGTGGACCCCGCTGGATCCGGACGAGCTGGGCGCGCACCTGGAGGCGTGGTGCGTGCTGCTGGCCTCCACCGCCGGCCTGCCCCCGCCCGGAGTGGCGTTGCTGCCGACCTCCGCCTGA
- a CDS encoding VOC family protein — MVSALRNITINSLNPFELATFWSTVLGLPLNDDDFPGDPEAVIHLDEHQVLLFVTVPEAKATRNRIHFDVQPTDRTRDEEVARLLGLGAVQIDDRRRPDGSGWVVMSDPEGNEFCVERSQAEKA, encoded by the coding sequence GTGGTTTCGGCGTTGCGCAACATCACGATCAACAGCCTCAACCCCTTTGAACTGGCCACCTTCTGGAGCACGGTGCTCGGCCTGCCCCTGAACGACGACGACTTCCCCGGTGACCCCGAGGCGGTGATCCACCTCGACGAGCACCAGGTGCTGCTGTTCGTCACGGTGCCGGAGGCGAAGGCGACCAGGAACCGGATCCATTTCGACGTCCAGCCCACCGACCGGACCCGGGACGAGGAGGTCGCCCGGCTGCTGGGCCTCGGGGCGGTCCAGATCGACGACCGTCGTCGTCCGGACGGCTCCGGCTGGGTGGTCATGTCCGACCCGGAGGGCAACGAGTTCTGCGTCGAGCGCAGCCAGGCTGAGAAGGCCTGA
- a CDS encoding HRDC domain-containing protein, which yields MADDRPSPTYPHDAEPPQHTALLTEPRDGTPAPIVDTDGLREYSQLLSSGTGPIAVDAERASGYRYGQRAYLIQLRRVGAGTALVDPVPVEDFSPLAEALTGPEWVLHAASQDLPCLAELELRPTKLFDTELGARLAGFERVGLAALTESLLGFTLEKHHSAADWSSRPLPENWLTYAALDVELLIELRYAIATELERQGKLGWAEEEFAALVNAAPPAPRVDPWRRTSGMHKVRGARALARVRALWNVRDGLAAKRDTAPGRILPDTAIVAAAQGDPKDEAELFLLPMFGGRSTRRLSKLWLDALAEVRELTDKDLPTSSAPSDAPPPPHRWAEKEPEAAGRLARAREAVTTLAAEYGLPQENLLTPDTVRRLCWAPPEDADVAGFLRRHGAREWQISITAGALENALSEPAPATPSEDDPAAPAGS from the coding sequence ATGGCCGATGATCGCCCGTCCCCCACGTACCCGCACGACGCCGAGCCCCCGCAGCACACCGCCCTGCTCACAGAGCCACGGGACGGCACGCCGGCGCCGATCGTGGACACCGACGGCCTGCGCGAGTATTCCCAGCTCCTGTCCTCGGGCACCGGGCCGATCGCCGTGGACGCCGAGCGCGCGTCGGGGTACCGGTACGGGCAGCGGGCGTACCTGATCCAGCTGCGTCGGGTGGGGGCCGGGACGGCGCTGGTGGATCCGGTACCCGTCGAGGATTTCTCGCCCCTCGCCGAGGCGCTCACGGGCCCCGAATGGGTGCTGCACGCCGCGAGCCAGGACCTGCCCTGCCTGGCGGAGCTGGAGCTGCGGCCGACGAAGCTGTTCGACACCGAGCTCGGCGCGCGGCTCGCCGGCTTCGAGCGGGTGGGGCTGGCGGCGCTGACCGAGAGCCTGCTCGGCTTCACCCTGGAGAAGCACCACTCGGCCGCCGACTGGAGCAGCCGGCCGCTGCCGGAGAACTGGCTGACCTACGCCGCCCTCGACGTCGAGCTGCTGATCGAGCTGCGGTACGCGATCGCCACCGAGCTGGAGCGCCAGGGCAAGCTCGGCTGGGCAGAGGAGGAGTTCGCCGCGCTGGTCAACGCCGCGCCGCCGGCCCCCAGGGTCGACCCGTGGCGGCGCACCTCAGGCATGCACAAGGTGCGCGGCGCGCGGGCCCTGGCCCGGGTGCGCGCACTGTGGAACGTGCGCGACGGGCTGGCCGCGAAGCGCGACACCGCCCCGGGCCGGATCCTGCCGGACACCGCGATCGTCGCGGCGGCCCAGGGCGACCCGAAGGACGAGGCGGAGCTGTTCCTGCTGCCGATGTTCGGCGGCCGGTCCACCCGGCGGCTGTCGAAGCTGTGGCTGGACGCGCTCGCCGAGGTCCGCGAGCTGACGGACAAGGACCTGCCCACGTCCTCCGCGCCGAGCGACGCTCCCCCGCCGCCGCACCGGTGGGCGGAGAAGGAGCCGGAGGCCGCGGGGCGGCTGGCCCGGGCCAGGGAGGCGGTCACGACCCTGGCGGCGGAGTACGGGCTGCCGCAGGAGAACCTGCTGACCCCGGACACCGTGCGCCGGCTGTGCTGGGCTCCGCCGGAGGACGCGGACGTGGCGGGGTTCCTGCGCCGGCACGGGGCGCGCGAGTGGCAGATCTCGATCACGGCCGGGGCGCTGGAGAACGCGCTGTCCGAACCCGCGCCGGCGACCCCGTCGGAGGACGACCCGGCGGCTCCCGCCGGGAGCTGA
- a CDS encoding MerR family transcriptional regulator: MEGEHPLYGIGDLARRTGLSVKTIRYYSDAGLVPPTDRSPVGYRLYDLDALARLDLVRTLRDLGVDLATIRRVLDRELGIAEVATMHVEALDAQIATLRLRRAVLRAVAKRGSDPKEMSLMHKLARLSDAERRQMLTDFHDEVFADLDVNPEFAAKLRTTMPELPDDPTPTQVEAWIELAELVGDPDFRTRTRRMAELHAADRESQDHARSYEGWEQAGMEFSERGVAAADAGVDPTSAEGRAIIDELVGLFVAGHGGPDTPEFRTWLIEQVEVGSDARVERYWQLIGTINGWPVWPSRMHGFAWLVAALRA; the protein is encoded by the coding sequence ATGGAAGGCGAACACCCGCTCTACGGCATCGGTGACCTGGCCCGGCGGACCGGCCTGTCGGTCAAGACGATCCGGTACTACTCCGACGCCGGGCTGGTGCCGCCGACCGACCGCAGCCCCGTCGGCTACCGGCTGTACGACCTCGACGCGCTCGCCCGCCTCGACCTGGTGCGCACCCTGCGCGACCTGGGCGTGGACCTCGCCACCATCCGGCGGGTCCTCGACCGGGAGCTGGGGATCGCCGAGGTCGCGACGATGCACGTCGAAGCCCTGGACGCGCAGATCGCCACGTTGCGCCTGCGCAGGGCCGTACTGCGCGCCGTGGCCAAACGGGGCTCTGACCCGAAGGAGATGAGCCTCATGCACAAACTCGCCCGGCTGTCCGACGCCGAACGCCGGCAGATGCTGACCGACTTCCACGACGAGGTGTTCGCGGACCTGGACGTCAACCCGGAGTTCGCCGCAAAGCTGCGGACCACGATGCCGGAGTTGCCCGACGATCCGACCCCGACCCAGGTCGAGGCGTGGATCGAGCTGGCCGAGCTGGTCGGGGACCCGGACTTCCGGACCCGGACCCGCCGGATGGCCGAACTGCACGCGGCCGACCGGGAATCGCAGGACCACGCCCGGTCCTACGAGGGCTGGGAACAGGCCGGGATGGAGTTCAGCGAGCGCGGGGTCGCCGCCGCCGATGCCGGGGTGGACCCGACGTCGGCCGAGGGCCGGGCCATCATCGACGAGCTGGTCGGGCTGTTCGTCGCCGGGCACGGCGGACCGGACACCCCCGAGTTCCGGACCTGGCTCATCGAGCAGGTCGAGGTCGGCTCCGACGCCCGGGTCGAGCGCTACTGGCAGCTGATCGGCACCATCAACGGCTGGCCTGTCTGGCCGAGCCGGATGCACGGCTTCGCCTGGCTGGTGGCGGCGCTGCGCGCCTGA
- a CDS encoding thiolase family protein: MPRSVRDVVFVDGVRTPFGKAGGMYAETRADDLVIRCIRELLHRNPALPPERVEEVAIAATTQIGDQGLTLGRTAALLSGLPKTVPGFSIDRMCAGAMTAVTSVAGGIAMGSYDIAIAGGVEHMGRHPMGEGVDPNPRILAEKLVDPSALVMGATAENLHDRVPNVTKERCDAFALASQEKVAKAYADGKIQPDLVSMATRDDEGGWGLATVDEAPRSTSMEKLATLRTPFRPHGKVSAGNAAGINDGATAAILADADTARELGLPVAMTLVQYAYVGVEPEIMGYGPVPAAEKALKKAGLTIDDIGLFELNEAFAVQVLAFLDHFDIADDDPRVNPWGGAIAIGHPLASSGIRLMTQLARQFAERPDVRYGMNAMCIGIGMGAAVIWENPHWEGQK, encoded by the coding sequence GTGCCCCGTTCTGTCCGGGATGTCGTCTTCGTCGACGGTGTCCGTACCCCCTTCGGCAAAGCCGGTGGGATGTACGCGGAGACCCGCGCCGATGACCTGGTCATCCGCTGCATCCGCGAACTGTTGCACCGCAATCCCGCCCTGCCCCCGGAGCGGGTCGAGGAGGTCGCCATCGCGGCGACCACCCAGATCGGCGACCAGGGCCTGACCCTCGGCCGGACGGCCGCACTGCTGTCCGGGTTGCCCAAGACCGTGCCCGGTTTCTCGATCGACCGGATGTGCGCCGGCGCGATGACCGCGGTGACCTCGGTCGCCGGTGGCATCGCGATGGGCTCGTACGACATCGCCATCGCCGGCGGCGTCGAGCACATGGGCCGGCACCCCATGGGTGAGGGCGTCGACCCGAACCCGCGGATCCTCGCCGAGAAGCTGGTCGACCCGTCGGCCCTGGTGATGGGCGCGACCGCCGAGAACCTGCACGACCGGGTGCCGAACGTGACCAAGGAGCGCTGCGACGCGTTCGCGCTGGCCAGCCAGGAGAAGGTCGCCAAGGCGTACGCCGACGGCAAGATCCAGCCGGATCTGGTCAGCATGGCCACCCGCGACGACGAGGGCGGCTGGGGCCTGGCGACCGTGGACGAGGCTCCCCGGAGCACCTCCATGGAGAAGCTGGCCACCCTGCGGACCCCGTTCCGGCCGCACGGCAAGGTGTCCGCCGGCAACGCCGCGGGCATCAACGACGGCGCGACGGCCGCGATCCTCGCCGACGCCGACACGGCCCGCGAGCTGGGCCTGCCGGTCGCGATGACGCTGGTCCAGTACGCCTACGTCGGCGTCGAGCCGGAGATCATGGGCTACGGCCCGGTGCCGGCCGCCGAGAAGGCGCTGAAGAAGGCCGGCCTGACGATCGACGACATCGGCCTGTTCGAGCTGAACGAGGCGTTCGCCGTGCAGGTCCTGGCGTTCCTCGACCACTTCGACATCGCCGACGACGACCCCCGGGTCAACCCGTGGGGCGGCGCGATCGCGATCGGCCACCCCCTGGCGAGCTCCGGCATCCGGCTGATGACCCAGCTCGCCCGGCAGTTCGCCGAGCGTCCCGACGTGCGCTACGGCATGAACGCCATGTGCATCGGGATCGGCATGGGCGCGGCTGTGATCTGGGAGAACCCGCACTGGGAGGGTCAGAAGTGA
- a CDS encoding 3-hydroxyacyl-CoA dehydrogenase NAD-binding domain-containing protein, protein MTEVVTKALLRFVSVPGQAGKAALITLDNGLDYKKPNTFGPEGLASLDAAFDEAIAAGPAFIAVTGKPYIFSVGADITGIPQVTDREQALEIGRLGHAVFAKFKNSAVPTFAFVNGAAMGGGLELSLHCHYRAISTGAAALALPECFLGLVPGWGGTQLLPNLIGPANAAKVIIENPLSQNRMLKPADALKLGIADTLFEPADFLERSLAWAASVVAGTVTVERAEIDRGPAWSAVIGYAKKLLDEKLHGAAPAPYRALELMELARTATFEDGTAAEDEALADMIFSPELRAGLYSFDLVQRRAKRPAGAPDPDDGRDVNKVGVVGAGLMASQLALLFASRLEVPVVLTDLDQERVDKGVAYVNAEIDKLVAKNKMMPGKAAKLRGLVSGSVTKEAFADADLVIEAVFENLAVKKQVFAEVEAVVSESCVLATNTSSLSITEMAADLKHPERVVGLHFFNPVAAMPLLEIVRAEKTDEESLATAFAVGKALRKSSVLVADRPAFVVNRLLTRFLGEILGAVEEGTDFTVADQAVDSLGMPMRPLTLVGLVGPAVALHVAETLHEAFPDRFAVSQKLGKLVEAGLTSFHTADGALDPRVVEIYGPREGGPTGEELKERALTAVAEEIRLMLEEGVVADAKDIDLCMILGAGWPFHLGGITPYLRKVGKL, encoded by the coding sequence GTGACTGAGGTTGTGACCAAGGCGCTGCTGCGCTTCGTCTCCGTTCCGGGCCAGGCCGGCAAGGCCGCCCTGATCACGCTCGACAACGGGCTGGACTACAAGAAGCCGAACACGTTCGGCCCCGAGGGCCTGGCGTCGCTGGACGCCGCGTTCGACGAGGCCATCGCGGCCGGTCCGGCGTTCATCGCCGTCACCGGCAAGCCGTACATCTTCTCCGTCGGCGCGGACATCACCGGCATCCCGCAGGTGACGGACCGCGAGCAGGCGCTGGAGATCGGCCGGCTCGGCCACGCCGTCTTCGCGAAGTTCAAGAATTCCGCGGTACCGACGTTCGCGTTCGTCAACGGCGCGGCGATGGGCGGCGGCCTCGAACTCTCCCTGCACTGCCACTACCGGGCCATCTCGACCGGGGCTGCGGCCCTGGCCCTGCCGGAGTGCTTCCTGGGCCTGGTCCCGGGCTGGGGCGGCACCCAGCTGCTCCCGAACCTGATCGGCCCGGCCAACGCGGCCAAGGTCATCATCGAGAACCCGCTCAGCCAGAACCGGATGCTCAAGCCGGCCGACGCCCTCAAGCTGGGCATCGCCGACACCCTGTTCGAGCCGGCGGACTTCCTGGAGCGCTCGCTGGCGTGGGCGGCGTCCGTCGTCGCCGGCACCGTGACCGTCGAGCGCGCCGAGATCGACCGGGGACCCGCGTGGTCGGCCGTGATCGGGTACGCGAAGAAGCTGCTCGACGAGAAGCTGCACGGCGCGGCTCCGGCCCCGTACCGGGCCCTGGAGCTGATGGAGCTGGCCCGCACGGCCACCTTCGAGGACGGCACGGCGGCCGAGGACGAGGCCCTGGCCGACATGATCTTCTCGCCGGAGCTGCGGGCCGGCCTGTACTCGTTCGACCTGGTCCAGCGCCGGGCCAAGCGCCCGGCCGGCGCGCCCGACCCGGACGACGGCCGCGACGTGAACAAGGTCGGCGTCGTGGGCGCGGGTCTGATGGCCAGCCAGCTCGCGCTGCTGTTCGCCAGCCGCCTCGAGGTGCCGGTCGTGCTGACCGACCTCGACCAGGAGCGGGTCGACAAGGGCGTGGCGTACGTCAACGCCGAGATCGACAAGCTGGTCGCGAAGAACAAGATGATGCCGGGCAAGGCCGCCAAGCTGCGCGGTCTGGTCAGCGGCTCGGTGACCAAGGAGGCGTTCGCGGACGCCGACCTGGTGATCGAGGCCGTCTTCGAGAACCTGGCCGTGAAGAAGCAGGTGTTCGCCGAGGTCGAGGCCGTGGTCAGCGAGTCGTGCGTGCTCGCGACGAACACGTCCTCGCTGTCGATCACCGAGATGGCCGCGGACCTCAAGCACCCGGAGCGGGTCGTCGGCCTGCACTTCTTCAACCCGGTGGCCGCTATGCCGCTGCTGGAGATCGTGCGCGCCGAGAAGACCGACGAGGAAAGCCTGGCCACGGCGTTCGCGGTGGGCAAGGCGCTGCGCAAGTCCAGCGTCCTGGTCGCCGACCGGCCGGCGTTCGTCGTCAACCGGCTGCTGACCCGTTTCCTCGGCGAGATCCTCGGCGCGGTCGAGGAGGGCACCGACTTCACGGTCGCCGACCAGGCGGTGGACTCGCTCGGCATGCCGATGCGCCCGCTGACCCTGGTGGGGCTCGTCGGCCCGGCCGTGGCGCTACACGTCGCCGAGACGCTGCACGAGGCGTTCCCGGACCGGTTCGCGGTGTCGCAGAAGCTCGGGAAGCTCGTGGAGGCCGGTCTGACCAGCTTCCACACCGCCGACGGGGCGCTGGACCCCCGGGTCGTGGAGATCTACGGCCCCCGCGAGGGCGGCCCGACCGGCGAGGAGCTGAAGGAGCGCGCTCTGACGGCCGTCGCCGAGGAGATCCGGCTGATGCTGGAGGAGGGGGTCGTGGCCGACGCCAAGGACATCGACCTGTGCATGATCCTGGGCGCGGGGTGGCCGTTCCACCTGGGCGGGATCACGCCCTATCTCCGCAAGGTCGGCAAGCTGTAG
- the hemG gene encoding protoporphyrinogen oxidase encodes MAHIVIVGGGVAGLTAAYRLRQRQPEIRLTVVDQAPELGGKLRSATLADLPVEAGAEAFLSRDPAVPQLAADLGLQVVHPSGAPAAIALKGRLHPIPAGTLVGVPGDLAALAGLAKATPEPVTHGPLLAPGADISVGELVRARFGGEVVDRLVDPMLGGVYAGRADQLSLAVTLPTLAAAARRCDTLVGAVRLALGTPTGPATGLAAGAGSPTAAARPVFGTIVGGMTALVQALAEASGAELRLGLPVRELARTPTGWRLVIGSTRSPEVIEADGVVLALPARPAARLLHEYCPAAADEIGVLDYASVALVSLAFPGIQMPEMSGFLVPASEGYATKAVTFIDRKWPHLAAPDLSLVRASLGRYGDERVLQRPDGELVDLVRGELADLLGRELPVPVDAYVRRWGGALPQYTPGHLDRVRRARAALDGDPTISLAGAGYDGVGIPACVRSGTAAAEHLTLH; translated from the coding sequence GTGGCACATATCGTGATCGTCGGCGGAGGCGTGGCCGGGTTGACCGCGGCGTACCGGCTCCGGCAGCGCCAGCCGGAGATCCGGCTCACTGTCGTGGACCAGGCGCCGGAGCTCGGCGGCAAACTGCGGTCGGCGACGCTCGCGGACCTGCCGGTGGAGGCCGGGGCCGAGGCGTTCCTGTCCCGGGACCCTGCGGTGCCCCAGCTGGCCGCTGACCTGGGACTTCAGGTCGTGCACCCGTCCGGGGCCCCGGCGGCGATCGCGCTGAAGGGGCGGCTGCATCCGATCCCGGCGGGCACCCTGGTCGGCGTGCCGGGGGACCTGGCGGCGCTCGCCGGGCTCGCGAAGGCCACCCCGGAACCGGTCACCCATGGCCCGCTGCTGGCCCCCGGGGCCGACATCTCGGTCGGCGAGCTGGTCCGGGCCCGGTTCGGAGGGGAGGTGGTCGACCGGCTCGTGGATCCGATGCTCGGCGGCGTGTACGCCGGGCGCGCCGACCAGCTCTCCCTCGCCGTGACCCTGCCCACTCTGGCCGCGGCGGCCCGCCGGTGCGACACGCTGGTCGGCGCCGTCCGCCTCGCGCTGGGCACCCCGACCGGCCCGGCGACGGGCCTCGCCGCCGGGGCCGGCTCCCCGACGGCGGCCGCCCGGCCGGTGTTCGGGACGATCGTCGGGGGGATGACCGCCCTGGTCCAGGCCCTGGCCGAGGCGTCTGGCGCGGAGCTGCGGCTCGGGCTGCCGGTCCGGGAGCTGGCCCGGACGCCGACCGGGTGGCGGCTGGTGATCGGGTCGACCCGTTCGCCGGAGGTGATCGAGGCCGACGGCGTGGTCCTCGCACTGCCGGCCCGCCCGGCCGCCCGGCTGCTGCACGAGTACTGCCCGGCGGCGGCCGACGAGATCGGCGTCCTGGACTACGCGAGTGTGGCCCTGGTCTCGCTGGCGTTCCCCGGCATACAGATGCCCGAGATGTCGGGTTTCCTGGTGCCGGCCTCCGAGGGGTACGCCACCAAGGCCGTCACCTTCATCGACCGCAAGTGGCCGCACCTGGCCGCCCCGGACCTGAGCCTGGTCCGCGCGTCCCTCGGGCGCTACGGCGACGAGCGGGTCCTGCAACGCCCCGACGGCGAGCTGGTCGACCTCGTCCGCGGCGAGCTGGCCGACCTGCTGGGCCGGGAGCTGCCGGTACCCGTCGACGCGTACGTGCGCCGGTGGGGCGGGGCGCTGCCGCAGTACACCCCGGGGCACCTGGACAGGGTGCGGCGCGCGCGGGCGGCACTCGACGGCGACCCGACGATCAGTCTGGCCGGAGCCGGCTACGACGGGGTCGGCATCCCGGCGTGCGTGCGGTCCGGGACGGCCGCCGCAGAGCACTTGACTCTCCACTGA
- a CDS encoding S1C family serine protease, with protein sequence MTHHDSVRLHAPQSRPRRSWPGILALVLVVALTAAVGFQAFQIATLSRRAADRESALEQRVKDLERRAGNAIDTAAVAKKARPSVFTVVAGRSQGTAFAFGKPAPSGGTYLLTNYHVVADVVDKGVSDVNLERENELYPAKIVEKDKDRDLVVLLTTEVFPKLEILGVDVTPGSPVVVVGAPKGLTDSVTSGVISAIREFPGESRKSIQFDAPINPGNSGGPVLDKDARVIGVATAKVTNAEGIGFAIAIAEACAAFSLC encoded by the coding sequence GTGACGCACCACGACTCCGTGCGCCTCCACGCTCCACAATCCAGGCCCCGACGTAGCTGGCCCGGGATCCTGGCCCTCGTCCTCGTCGTGGCACTCACCGCCGCGGTGGGTTTCCAGGCCTTCCAGATCGCCACGCTGTCCCGGCGCGCCGCCGACCGGGAATCCGCGCTGGAGCAGCGCGTCAAGGACCTGGAGCGGCGGGCCGGCAACGCCATCGACACAGCGGCGGTCGCCAAGAAGGCCCGCCCCAGCGTGTTCACCGTCGTCGCCGGCCGCTCGCAGGGCACGGCCTTCGCGTTCGGCAAACCCGCGCCCTCCGGCGGCACCTATCTGCTGACGAACTACCACGTGGTGGCCGACGTCGTCGACAAGGGAGTCTCCGACGTCAACCTCGAGCGGGAGAACGAGCTCTACCCGGCGAAGATCGTCGAGAAGGACAAGGACCGCGACCTCGTGGTCCTCCTCACCACGGAGGTCTTCCCGAAACTGGAGATCCTCGGCGTGGACGTCACCCCGGGGTCCCCGGTGGTGGTGGTCGGCGCGCCCAAGGGCCTGACGGACAGCGTCACCTCCGGCGTGATCAGCGCGATCCGGGAGTTCCCCGGGGAGTCCCGCAAGAGCATCCAGTTCGACGCGCCGATCAACCCGGGCAACTCCGGCGGCCCGGTGCTCGACAAGGACGCGCGGGTGATCGGGGTCGCCACGGCCAAGGTGACCAACGCCGAGGGCATCGGGTTCGCCATCGCGATCGCGGAGGCCTGCGCGGCCTTCTCCCTCTGCTAG
- a CDS encoding HEAT repeat domain-containing protein — MNIAALAHDPLTPAAELAAAVYSCEDPLELPVILALADHDDPQVRQAVAAQLPLLADPKPEAVIAALLRLTCDPFPDVRDWACFALGTQCPDIDTPELRDALAARLADPDNETRCEALFGLAQRRDPRALPAVARALAHENVWLMEIEAAGALGDPSLHTLVRGHLDGWQAADVPRVCAALRLTDPDGVGEDLVDGLADWFRHGGPSAKDPKPYWWGVALTMLNLAAHRSVDLASAVRDRLIGDESALAALYGSGLAQDAKEHGWT; from the coding sequence GTGAACATCGCAGCTCTTGCCCATGATCCATTGACGCCGGCCGCAGAACTGGCCGCCGCCGTCTACTCGTGCGAGGACCCACTCGAGCTGCCCGTGATCCTCGCACTCGCCGACCACGACGACCCTCAGGTCCGCCAGGCGGTGGCCGCACAACTGCCACTGCTGGCCGACCCGAAACCGGAGGCGGTGATCGCCGCGCTGCTGCGCCTCACCTGCGACCCGTTCCCGGACGTGCGCGACTGGGCGTGTTTCGCCCTCGGCACCCAGTGCCCCGACATCGACACCCCGGAGCTGCGGGACGCCCTCGCCGCCCGGCTCGCCGACCCGGACAACGAGACCCGGTGCGAGGCCCTGTTCGGCCTGGCCCAACGGCGCGACCCCCGGGCCCTGCCCGCCGTCGCCCGCGCCCTGGCCCACGAGAACGTCTGGCTGATGGAGATCGAGGCCGCCGGAGCGCTCGGCGACCCCAGTCTGCACACCCTGGTCAGGGGCCACCTCGACGGCTGGCAGGCCGCCGACGTGCCCCGGGTGTGCGCCGCGCTGCGGCTCACGGATCCCGACGGGGTCGGCGAGGACCTGGTGGACGGCCTGGCCGACTGGTTCCGGCACGGCGGCCCGAGCGCCAAGGACCCGAAGCCCTACTGGTGGGGCGTCGCCCTCACGATGCTCAACCTGGCGGCGCACAGATCCGTCGACCTGGCCTCAGCGGTCCGCGACCGGCTGATCGGCGACGAGTCGGCCCTGGCGGCGCTGTACGGCTCGGGCCTCGCCCAGGACGCCAAGGAACACGGCTGGACCTGA